A single region of the Rattus rattus isolate New Zealand chromosome 8, Rrattus_CSIRO_v1, whole genome shotgun sequence genome encodes:
- the C8H15orf65 gene encoding uncharacterized protein C15orf65 homolog: MAGETVCDLDKKTSLTSDAEMRPEPPAPCINPGNPVFSCMLDPKTLHTSTSLSKPQMIMYKTNASQYGAFTPRPCFLPCKYLPQEQMFTEHLRATGFYQNNSLNVGPDRTRTVDSPNYQHTL, translated from the exons ATGGCGGGAGAGACAGTCTGCGACTTG GATAAGAAAACTTCTTTGACTTCAGATGCAGAAATGAGACCTGAACCACCAGCTCCATGCATAAACCCTGGCAACCCCGTGTTTTCCTGTATGTTGGACCCTAAGACATTGCACACGTCCACCTCACTGTCCAAACCCCAGATGATTATGTACAAGACCAATGCCAGCCAGTACGGGGCCTTCACACCCAggccctgcttccttccctgtaAGTACCTGCCACAGGAGCAAATGTTCACAGAGCACCTCAGAGCAACCGGCTTTTATCAAAACAACAGCCTGAACGTTGGGCCTGACCGAACCAGAACCGTCGATTCTCCTAATTATCAACACACACTGTGA